One window of Magallana gigas chromosome 2, xbMagGiga1.1, whole genome shotgun sequence genomic DNA carries:
- the LOC105337753 gene encoding uncharacterized protein — protein sequence MPVRDVRKHRDLHLERKHVYNVYDQIAPKFSEISQKAWPNVRRFLKDLPPGSVVADIGCGSGRYLHINSKVSKIGVDICTPLVEGARKKGHEVLVADNLTLPFRDGAFDAVISIGVIHHFSSQSRRLQAVKEMCRLLRPGGQIMIYVWAFEQKHRKFKAQDVLIPWHGNQSNKRSGSLDLSSNASSDSESSIDTEDSRKSIQNLNRTLSDPGTEHDETQLQAYLRTVTQGSQFTQKHRCNTLPSSLEGLSGEESHDETMPSVLAAECRKFEASLKAMSSSMFYLSENEQRQASEYRQDYIDRVEDSSFHNTRISHHMAAKIPVLDDSLPPLRNQSTAQVSASTAREESLLKKHSRDVETNGFQSDECSKQGNARINKAKDLCSSHEFSANLQDYNASKSNFICDLCPEHKPSLGQYFCLNSDLDNKSYALMEDSVKEKKNKLTLFASIKESFLNFFEGKSSKMKKPKLEMPLCESEDVDVSDFAVREFPMSSCPNYRKEITSEDSEEVFLSNESPDTGVICMKDKASDFHGHQTSTKLSRPNGAQLKHSMSDISPSKLQSLKRFDHMSTDSLKTRTQVIGMSRQHSHSLPTVNLTEPVQVSYPPASVPSSPAIRNEFFKNSTELSRFYHVFKDGELSKLISKQVPNVRIVSSTYDHANWCIVAEKCLTS from the exons ATGCCAGTACGAGATGTCAGAAAACACAGGGACCTTCACTTGGAAAGAAAACATGTTTACAATGTGTACGACCAGATTGCTCCAAAGTTCAGCGAGATTTCACAGAAGGCTTGGCCGAATGTCCGCAGGTTTCTCAAGGACTTGCCCCCTGGTTCTGTAGTTGCTGATATAG GGTGTGGTAGTGGTCGATATCTCCACATCAACAGTAAGGTGTCAAAAATCGGAGTGGATATCTGCACACCTTTGGTAGAAGGTGCAAGGAAGAAGGGTCATGAGGTACTGGTGGCCGACAATCTGACTCTCCCCTTCAGAGATGGCGCGTTTGATGCTGTCATCTCCATCGGAGTCATCCATCACTTCTCCAGTCAGAGTCGGAGACTGCAAGCTGTGAAGGAGATGTGTCGATTACTTAGGCCGGGTGGTCAAATCATGATTTATGTATGGGCTTTTGAACAGAAACATCGAAAA TTTAAAGCTCAAGATGTCTTGATTCCTTGGCATGGTAATCAAAGCAACAAAAGATCAG GCTCCTTAGATTTGTCCAGCAATGCCAGTTCAGACAGCGAGTCATCAATAGACACAGAGGACTCCAGAAAGTCAATCCAAAACTTAAATCGCACACTCTCAGACCCAGGCACTGAGCACGACGAGACACAGCTACAGGCGTATCTGAGAACTGTCACCCAGGGGTCTCAGTTTACTCAGAAACACAGGTGTAACACCCTCCCTAGCTCACTGGAGGGACTTTCTGGAGAGGAGTCTCATGACGAAACGATGCCCAGTGTTTTGGCTGCAGAGTGTAGAAAATTTGAAGCGTCACTGAAAGCTATGTCCTCCAGTATGTTCTACCTCAGTGAAAATGAGCAGAGACAAGCATCTGAATACAGACAGGACTATATTGATAGGGTGGAGGATTCATCCTTTCATAACACACGCATTAGTCATCATATGGCAGCTAAGATTCCAGTGTTGGATGATTCTCTCCCACCTTTAAGAAACCAAAGTACAGCTCAAGTCTCAGCATCAACAGcaagagaagaaagtttactaAAAAAGCATTCCAGAGATGTTGAAACCAATGGCTTCCAAAGTGATGAGTGCAGTAAACAAGGAAATGCAAGAATTAACAAAGCAAAGGATTTGTGTTCTTCACACGAATTTTCTGCAAATCTTCAGGATTACAATGCAAGCAAATCAAACTTCATATGTGACCTTTGCCCAGAGCATAAGCCAAGCCTTGGCcagtatttttgtttgaataGTGACTTGGATAACAAATCATATGCTTTAATGGAAGACAGtgtgaaagaaaagaaaaataagttgACATTATTTGCCTCAATCAAAGAGAGTTTTCTTAACTTCTTTGAAGGGAAGTCATCGAAAATGAAGAAGCCAAAATTGGAGATGCCATTGTGTGAAAGTGAAGATGTTGATGTGAGTGATTTTGCTGTGAGGGAGTTTCCAATGAGCAGTTGTCCAAACTATAGAAAGGAGATTACTTCAGAGGATTCAGAAGAAGTCTTTTTGAGCAATGAATCCCCAGACACAGGGGTAATTTGCATGAAAGATAAAGCCAGTGATTTTCATGGTCATCAAACATCCACCAAACTTTCAAGACCTAATGGTGCACAACTTAAGCATTCCATGTCTGACATATCACCTTCAAAACTGCAGTCTCTAAAACGTTTTGATCACATGTCTACAGATAGTCTTAAAACAAGAACTCAGGTTATTGGCATGTCTCGCCAACATTCTCACAGCTTGCCAACGGTGAACCTTACAGAGCCAGTTCAAGTCTCTTATCCCCCCGCTTCTGTGCCTTCCTCGCCTGCAATCAGAAACgaattttttaagaattctaCAGAACTTAGCAGATTTTATCATGTATTTAAAGATGGGGAGTTGTCAAAACTTATTTCAAAGCAGGTTCCTAATGTTAGAATTGTAAGTTCTACCTATGATCATGCCAACTGGTGCATTGTTGCAGAAAAATGCCTGACATCTTGA